The proteins below are encoded in one region of Lactuca sativa cultivar Salinas chromosome 3, Lsat_Salinas_v11, whole genome shotgun sequence:
- the LOC111897661 gene encoding MLO-like protein 4 isoform X2, with product MEADEGKSLVETPTWAVASVVSVMVLVGFFMNAALRHIEKWLYRTKRKALFAALEKIKEELMLFAILSLLMGHWIVYISKICVKSSAISSRFYPCSIDKSFIVTEAVDDRISFNNHSNYSVSRQLLSHTHTQICPEGSSSFASKESLEQLHRFLFALGVTHVTYSFVAIALAMIKIYSWRIWENQAKSMAQPPPQGMRRLSTFIYRNTAHPWSQHNILVWLTHNLPLSYDFHNYMLRSMEEEFRDIVGISIPLWIFAISCVLLGFHGTYIYFWLSFLPAIFIVLVGTKLHRIVIKLAVETKNTSQSQTTETHRINLRDELFWFGRPRLLLRLIQFISFQNAFEMATCLWSLWEVNETSCFTKDHSVLMIRLTFGIVSQFWCSFITFPLYVIVTQMGSQFKKTIVSENVRESLHTWRRRVKEKHRHDSTFALLPATSSTMSLDSMVDDDYDEIVPISSPDDFFEESQSQVLEVSTHDENAQLVPGRDDDNDCDEIDISCDSERFEPVILKS from the exons ATGGAGGCGGATGAAGGGAAATCGTTGGTGGAAACACCAACATGGGCTGTTGCTAGTGTCGTATCTGTCATGGTTCTTGTTGGATTCTTCATGAATGCAGCTCTTCGACACATTGAGAAG TGGTTGTATAGAACAAAGAGGAAAGCTCTTTTTGCTGCTCTAGAAAAGATTAAAGAAG AATTAATGCTCTTTGCGATTCTGTCATTGCTGATGGGTCATTGGATCGTCTATATTTCAAAGATTTGTGTTAAATCGTCAGCAATTAGCAGCCGATTTTATCCATGTTCCATTGATAAAAGCTTCATAGTTACAGAGGCAGTTGATGATCGAATATCTTTCAATAATCATTCTAATTACTCTGTTTCCAGACAGCTTTTGAGCCATACACACACCCAAATCTGCCCAGAG GGTAGTTCATCTTTTGCTTCAAAAGAAAGCCTTGAACAACTTCATCGATTCCTATTTGCTTTGGGTGTAACACATGTAACTTACAGCTTCGTTGCAATTGCACTCGCCATGATCAAG ATCTACAGCTGGAGAATTTGGGAAAACCAAGCCAAATCCATGGCTCAACCTCCACCACAAG GAATGAGAAGATTATCTACTTTTATTTATCGCAACACTGCTCATCCATGGAGTCAACACAATATCCTCGTTTGGCTG ACTCATAACCTACCATTATCATACGACTTCCATAACTATATGCTTCGAAGCATGGAGGAAGAGTTTCGGGATATTGTTGGGATAAG CATCCCGCTATGGATTTTTGCCATTTCGTGTGTTCTTCTTGGTTTTCATG GTACATATATATACTTCTGGTTGTCGTTTCTTCCAGCAATT TTCATTGTCCTCGTGGGTACTAAACTACATCGGATAGTAATAAAACTGGCTGTTGAAACCAAGAacacaagtcaaagtcaaaccacAGAAACGCATCGAATTAACTTGAGAGATGAACTCTTTTGGTTCGGAAGACCGAGGCTTCTGTTACGATTGATACAATTCATCTCTTTTCAG AATGCTTTTGAAATGGCGACATGTCTTTGGTCCTTG TGGGAGGTGAATGAAACTTCTTGTTTTACAAAGGACCATAGTGTTCTTATGATTCGCTTGACGTTTGG gaTTGTTTCACAGTTTTGGTGTAGTTTCATCACATTTCCTCTCTACGTTATTGTTACTCAG ATGGGTTCTCAGTTCAAGAAAACGATAGTGTCTGAAAACGTGAGAGAATCATTGCACACGTGGCGGAGGAGGGTGAAGGAGAAACAcagacatgattccactttcgctCTCCTTCCAGCGACATCATCCACCATGTCTTTAGACTCGATGGTGGATGATGATTATGATGAGATTGTGCCAATATCAAGTCCAGATGATTTCTTCgaagaaagtcaaagtcaagttcTTGAAGTTTCTACACATGATGAAAATGCTCAATTAGTTCCGGGTAGGGATGATGACAACGATTGTGATGAGATAGATATTTCGTGTGATTCAGAAAGATTTGAACCCGTAATTTTGAAGTCATAG
- the LOC111897661 gene encoding MLO-like protein 4 isoform X1 codes for MEADEGKSLVETPTWAVASVVSVMVLVGFFMNAALRHIEKWLYRTKRKALFAALEKIKEELMLFAILSLLMGHWIVYISKICVKSSAISSRFYPCSIDKSFIVTEAVDDRISFNNHSNYSVSRQLLSHTHTQICPEGSSSFASKESLEQLHRFLFALGVTHVTYSFVAIALAMIKIYSWRIWENQAKSMAQPPPQGMRRLSTFIYRNTAHPWSQHNILVWLLCFSRQIWSSINRTDYLALRLGFITTHNLPLSYDFHNYMLRSMEEEFRDIVGISIPLWIFAISCVLLGFHGTYIYFWLSFLPAIFIVLVGTKLHRIVIKLAVETKNTSQSQTTETHRINLRDELFWFGRPRLLLRLIQFISFQNAFEMATCLWSLWEVNETSCFTKDHSVLMIRLTFGIVSQFWCSFITFPLYVIVTQMGSQFKKTIVSENVRESLHTWRRRVKEKHRHDSTFALLPATSSTMSLDSMVDDDYDEIVPISSPDDFFEESQSQVLEVSTHDENAQLVPGRDDDNDCDEIDISCDSERFEPVILKS; via the exons ATGGAGGCGGATGAAGGGAAATCGTTGGTGGAAACACCAACATGGGCTGTTGCTAGTGTCGTATCTGTCATGGTTCTTGTTGGATTCTTCATGAATGCAGCTCTTCGACACATTGAGAAG TGGTTGTATAGAACAAAGAGGAAAGCTCTTTTTGCTGCTCTAGAAAAGATTAAAGAAG AATTAATGCTCTTTGCGATTCTGTCATTGCTGATGGGTCATTGGATCGTCTATATTTCAAAGATTTGTGTTAAATCGTCAGCAATTAGCAGCCGATTTTATCCATGTTCCATTGATAAAAGCTTCATAGTTACAGAGGCAGTTGATGATCGAATATCTTTCAATAATCATTCTAATTACTCTGTTTCCAGACAGCTTTTGAGCCATACACACACCCAAATCTGCCCAGAG GGTAGTTCATCTTTTGCTTCAAAAGAAAGCCTTGAACAACTTCATCGATTCCTATTTGCTTTGGGTGTAACACATGTAACTTACAGCTTCGTTGCAATTGCACTCGCCATGATCAAG ATCTACAGCTGGAGAATTTGGGAAAACCAAGCCAAATCCATGGCTCAACCTCCACCACAAG GAATGAGAAGATTATCTACTTTTATTTATCGCAACACTGCTCATCCATGGAGTCAACACAATATCCTCGTTTGGCTG CTTTGTTTCAGCAGACAGATTTGGAGTTCTATAAATAGAACCGATTACTTAGCTTTGAGATTAGGATTCATAACA ACTCATAACCTACCATTATCATACGACTTCCATAACTATATGCTTCGAAGCATGGAGGAAGAGTTTCGGGATATTGTTGGGATAAG CATCCCGCTATGGATTTTTGCCATTTCGTGTGTTCTTCTTGGTTTTCATG GTACATATATATACTTCTGGTTGTCGTTTCTTCCAGCAATT TTCATTGTCCTCGTGGGTACTAAACTACATCGGATAGTAATAAAACTGGCTGTTGAAACCAAGAacacaagtcaaagtcaaaccacAGAAACGCATCGAATTAACTTGAGAGATGAACTCTTTTGGTTCGGAAGACCGAGGCTTCTGTTACGATTGATACAATTCATCTCTTTTCAG AATGCTTTTGAAATGGCGACATGTCTTTGGTCCTTG TGGGAGGTGAATGAAACTTCTTGTTTTACAAAGGACCATAGTGTTCTTATGATTCGCTTGACGTTTGG gaTTGTTTCACAGTTTTGGTGTAGTTTCATCACATTTCCTCTCTACGTTATTGTTACTCAG ATGGGTTCTCAGTTCAAGAAAACGATAGTGTCTGAAAACGTGAGAGAATCATTGCACACGTGGCGGAGGAGGGTGAAGGAGAAACAcagacatgattccactttcgctCTCCTTCCAGCGACATCATCCACCATGTCTTTAGACTCGATGGTGGATGATGATTATGATGAGATTGTGCCAATATCAAGTCCAGATGATTTCTTCgaagaaagtcaaagtcaagttcTTGAAGTTTCTACACATGATGAAAATGCTCAATTAGTTCCGGGTAGGGATGATGACAACGATTGTGATGAGATAGATATTTCGTGTGATTCAGAAAGATTTGAACCCGTAATTTTGAAGTCATAG